One Falsarthrobacter nasiphocae DNA segment encodes these proteins:
- the trhO gene encoding oxygen-dependent tRNA uridine(34) hydroxylase TrhO — MALSKIALYYAFSPLSDPEAVRLWQRALCERLRLTGRILVSPHGINGTVGGRLEDVKAYVRETRSYPGFRGMDVKYSDGSAEDFPRLSVKARPELVAFGAPEELEVDENGVVGGGTPLAPEAVHELVERRRAEGRDVVFFDGRNASEAEIGRFTGAVVPDVATTHDFIAELDSGKYDHLKNESVVTYCTGGVRCEVLSALMVKRGFTDVYQIEGGIVRYGETFGDKGLWEGSLYVFDRRMSVTFSEDAAVIGRCEDCGEPTSTLRNCADPGCRTLKPYCEAHTDRTEAGPCAGCRERAAA; from the coding sequence GTGGCCCTTTCGAAGATCGCTTTGTATTATGCCTTTTCGCCCCTGTCTGACCCGGAGGCAGTGCGCTTGTGGCAGCGCGCCCTCTGCGAGAGGCTGCGCCTGACTGGGCGCATCCTCGTCTCCCCGCACGGGATCAACGGGACTGTCGGCGGCCGTCTCGAGGACGTCAAGGCCTACGTCCGCGAGACCCGCTCCTACCCGGGATTCAGGGGGATGGACGTCAAGTACTCGGACGGCTCGGCCGAGGACTTCCCGCGCCTCTCGGTCAAGGCACGGCCCGAGCTCGTGGCCTTCGGCGCGCCCGAGGAGCTCGAAGTGGACGAGAACGGCGTGGTCGGCGGCGGCACACCCCTTGCCCCCGAGGCTGTCCACGAGCTCGTCGAGCGCCGGCGCGCGGAGGGCCGGGACGTGGTGTTCTTCGACGGGCGCAACGCCTCCGAGGCGGAGATCGGCCGTTTCACAGGGGCTGTCGTCCCGGACGTGGCCACGACTCACGACTTCATCGCCGAGCTGGACTCCGGCAAGTATGACCACCTCAAGAACGAGTCCGTGGTCACCTACTGCACAGGCGGTGTCCGCTGCGAGGTGCTCTCGGCCCTCATGGTCAAGCGCGGCTTCACGGACGTCTATCAGATCGAGGGCGGGATCGTGCGCTACGGCGAGACGTTCGGGGACAAGGGACTCTGGGAGGGCTCGCTCTACGTCTTCGATCGCCGCATGAGCGTGACGTTCTCCGAGGACGCCGCCGTGATCGGCCGCTGCGAGGACTGCGGCGAGCCCACGTCAACCCTCCGGAACTGCGCCGACCCCGGCTGCCGGACCCTCAAGCCGTACTGCGAGGCCCACACGGACCGCACCGAGGCCGGACCCTGCGCCGGCTGCCGCGAGCGGGCCGCCGCGTGA
- a CDS encoding GNAT family N-acetyltransferase, with product MDAQEVAQLATAWTQGWALARNYEPAEEGGAIVVTRHDRDGLIEHILVCPAAEDLERHGPEFAGPDRVTIVSTDLPAVLAWAGGTNLSKAPSVETLMSTDMHGHDVEAPTPPGDGIRVQTESPRERVTSVKVYLGEDLAASGSVAVVGNTAVFDAISTEPEFRRRGLASFVMRTLAHEALKDDVETGLLLASPDGLHLYRHLGWDEIASVPVFTPESA from the coding sequence ATGGACGCACAGGAAGTCGCACAGCTGGCCACCGCGTGGACCCAAGGTTGGGCCCTCGCCCGCAACTACGAACCCGCCGAGGAGGGTGGCGCGATTGTCGTCACTCGACACGACCGCGACGGGCTGATCGAGCACATCCTCGTCTGCCCTGCCGCTGAAGACCTCGAGCGGCACGGTCCGGAGTTCGCCGGGCCGGATCGAGTCACCATCGTCTCCACCGATCTCCCCGCGGTGCTCGCCTGGGCCGGGGGGACGAACCTGTCCAAGGCCCCCTCGGTGGAGACCCTCATGTCCACTGACATGCACGGCCACGACGTCGAGGCTCCGACCCCTCCCGGGGACGGGATCCGTGTGCAGACCGAGTCTCCGCGCGAGAGGGTGACTTCTGTCAAGGTGTACCTCGGAGAGGACCTCGCGGCCTCGGGAAGCGTCGCGGTGGTCGGGAACACCGCGGTGTTCGATGCGATCTCCACGGAGCCGGAGTTCCGCCGCCGCGGCCTGGCCTCGTTCGTCATGCGCACGCTGGCCCACGAGGCGCTCAAGGACGACGTGGAGACCGGGCTTCTCCTCGCCTCGCCGGACGGCCTGCACTTGTACCGCCACCTGGGATGGGATGAGATCGCGAGCGTCCCCGTCTTCACGCCGGAGAGTGCTTGA
- a CDS encoding DEAD/DEAH box helicase — MSSSPLSALGLSAHSRPGEPESLRHVRAIPARPAREAAWPDWVEPRVVEAFGRVGASSLWSHQAEALSAIHAGRHTIVATGTASGKSLAYQAPVLDALVRAEGLDPVSLEARGATALYLSPTKALAADQESSLAGLRLPGVRAAVFDGDSETSERAWIKAHANLVLTNPDMLHHGILPNHVQWARFLRRLSFVVVDEAHSYRGVFGSHVANLLRRLKRLCAHYGSHPVFIGASATTAEPAASFARLIGDPAVAVTEDGSPSGQRHVLLWEPELTDFTGENGAPVRRSSISEVSDLMADLVARGTRTIAFIKSRKGAEAISSEVFRLLDDVDPALSLRVAAYRSGYLPEERRELERRLRTGELLGLASTPALEMGIDIAGLDAVLVAGWPGTRASFFQQIGRAGRGTGDSLAVLVASDDPLDTYLVHHPEAIFGAGVEATVIDEQNPYILGPHLCAAAAERPIALDEADLFGPAAPSLLDQLTAQGYLRRRPAGWFWTHPESAAAMVSLRGDGGGPMNIIDADTGSLLGTMDSPQSHYQAHEGAVYTHQGATYLVLELNERDHHVLVTRANPDYTTTARDVTSIEVIEALRERHWDGVRVCFGDLQVQTRVVGFQRKAIPGGEVLGEEPLDLGARDLRTKGIWFEIQPGILAASGLEEPDLPSALHAAEHAMIGLLPLVASSDRWDIGGVSTALHADTGVPSIFVYDGHPGGAGFTERAFETVLVWLTATAEAIKACECASGCPSCVQSPKCGNRNNPLSKSGALSLLKALISAAGRPEPGAGPATPAPPRRPQP; from the coding sequence GTGTCATCCTCTCCCCTTTCCGCGCTCGGCCTGAGTGCCCACTCCCGGCCGGGCGAGCCCGAGTCTCTCCGCCACGTCCGGGCGATTCCCGCCCGCCCCGCCCGCGAGGCGGCCTGGCCGGACTGGGTAGAGCCCCGGGTCGTCGAGGCATTCGGACGCGTCGGGGCCTCGTCTTTGTGGAGCCACCAGGCTGAGGCCCTCAGCGCAATCCACGCCGGTCGGCACACGATCGTCGCCACCGGCACGGCCTCGGGCAAGTCCCTGGCCTACCAGGCTCCCGTGCTGGACGCGCTCGTCCGCGCGGAGGGCCTAGACCCGGTCAGCCTCGAGGCGCGGGGGGCCACGGCCCTGTACCTCTCTCCGACCAAGGCGCTCGCCGCTGACCAGGAGTCCTCCCTCGCGGGCCTGCGCCTGCCGGGCGTCCGGGCTGCGGTCTTCGACGGGGACAGCGAGACGAGCGAGCGGGCCTGGATCAAGGCCCACGCGAACCTCGTCCTGACCAACCCGGACATGCTCCACCATGGCATCCTGCCGAATCACGTCCAGTGGGCTCGCTTCTTGCGCCGGCTCTCCTTCGTCGTCGTCGATGAGGCGCACTCGTACCGCGGCGTCTTCGGCTCTCACGTGGCCAACCTCCTGCGGCGCCTCAAGCGCCTCTGCGCTCACTATGGGTCCCATCCGGTGTTCATCGGGGCCAGCGCGACGACGGCGGAGCCTGCGGCCTCGTTCGCCCGCCTCATCGGGGACCCCGCGGTGGCGGTCACGGAGGACGGCTCGCCGTCCGGGCAACGGCATGTCCTGCTGTGGGAGCCCGAGCTCACCGACTTCACCGGGGAAAACGGGGCGCCCGTGCGCCGCTCGTCCATCTCGGAGGTCTCGGACCTCATGGCGGACCTCGTGGCACGGGGGACGAGGACCATCGCCTTCATCAAGTCCCGCAAGGGCGCGGAGGCCATCTCGTCCGAGGTGTTCAGGCTGCTCGACGATGTCGACCCCGCCCTCAGCCTCCGCGTTGCCGCGTACCGCTCCGGGTACTTGCCGGAGGAGCGGCGGGAGCTGGAGCGGCGCTTGAGGACGGGGGAGCTGCTGGGCCTCGCGTCCACGCCCGCCCTTGAGATGGGGATCGACATCGCGGGCCTCGACGCAGTCCTCGTGGCCGGCTGGCCGGGCACCCGCGCGTCCTTCTTCCAGCAGATCGGGCGGGCGGGGCGCGGGACGGGGGACTCTCTCGCCGTCCTCGTGGCCTCGGATGATCCCCTGGACACCTACCTCGTCCACCACCCGGAGGCGATCTTCGGCGCAGGCGTCGAGGCCACGGTGATCGACGAGCAGAACCCCTACATCCTGGGGCCCCACCTCTGCGCGGCGGCGGCCGAGAGGCCGATCGCTCTCGACGAGGCGGACCTGTTCGGCCCCGCCGCCCCCTCTCTCTTGGACCAGCTCACGGCCCAGGGGTACTTGCGGCGCCGCCCAGCCGGCTGGTTCTGGACGCATCCGGAGTCGGCGGCGGCGATGGTGAGTCTGCGGGGCGACGGCGGCGGGCCCATGAACATCATCGACGCGGACACGGGCAGCCTCCTTGGCACGATGGACTCCCCCCAAAGCCATTACCAGGCCCACGAGGGCGCTGTGTACACCCACCAGGGCGCGACATACCTCGTGCTGGAGCTCAACGAGCGGGACCATCACGTTCTCGTGACGCGCGCCAACCCGGACTACACGACCACGGCCCGGGACGTGACGAGCATCGAGGTCATCGAGGCCCTCCGCGAGCGCCATTGGGACGGGGTCCGCGTGTGTTTCGGGGACCTCCAGGTGCAGACGCGCGTCGTGGGGTTCCAGCGCAAGGCCATCCCCGGCGGGGAGGTCCTGGGCGAAGAGCCGCTGGACCTGGGCGCCCGGGACCTGCGGACCAAGGGCATCTGGTTTGAGATCCAGCCCGGCATCCTCGCCGCGTCCGGGCTGGAGGAGCCGGACCTGCCGAGCGCGCTTCATGCGGCTGAGCACGCCATGATCGGCCTGCTGCCGCTCGTGGCCTCGAGCGACCGCTGGGACATCGGCGGCGTCTCGACGGCGCTGCACGCGGACACGGGCGTGCCCTCGATCTTCGTGTACGACGGCCACCCGGGCGGGGCCGGGTTCACCGAGCGCGCTTTCGAGACCGTGCTCGTCTGGCTCACCGCCACGGCGGAGGCCATCAAGGCGTGCGAGTGCGCGTCCGGGTGCCCGTCCTGCGTCCAGTCCCCCAAGTGCGGCAACCGCAACAATCCGCTCTCCAAGTCCGGCGCGCTGAGCCTGCTCAAGGCGCTCATCTCTGCGGCGGGCCGGCCTGAGCCCGGTGCTGGGCCGGCCACGCCAGCCCCTCCCCGCCGGCCTCAGCCGTGA